The nucleotide sequence ATTACATCGTTCCACCAAGAAAAGGGGGAAAGGAGGTAACCGATGATAAATAAAAGAGCACTTTTTTTCATAATTCTTTCTTTGCCGATTTCAAAAGGATATTCAGAATCACTGGGTTTTGCAGGAGTGCCATCACCTGATTGCCGATCTCAAAATTATGCTGGCGTACTTTATCTAAGAAAGTCTTAACCCGATTATAACTCGGTTCGATCTTTTTCAATTCTTGTTGAATTTCTTTAATTTCTTCAATCAGAATTTCCCGGGTATCGCGACTTATCTTTTCATCCCCGTTGATACGGGCGATTAATGTGTTGAATTCCTTAAAGACACTCAGTTGCATGGCAGAGGTATCTTTCTCCACTGGAAATGTGATATCAAACTGATACTCATCTTCAATCAAATCAATGCCCTTAGAGGTGATACGGGCACCGACAAACAAACTTCCTTCCAGAGGTTTGGTGAGCTCAATATATCCTTTTTCTTCCAAATAAACGATATTAAAATTGAGTGTCTTTAAATCAATATTTAAAGCCTCTTTAAATTCCCTGGGTGTGATGCGATAATATGGGTGCTCTTTAAATTTCTCATAAGCCATCTCCAGTATCTTACGCCTGATTTCAATATTGGTCATGGAAGAAAGAAAAGTTTTATTGTAACCATATCTGGAATATCAAACCACCTCGATCAATGATAAAGTATTGATTCTTGAAATCGCTTAGTGCCTTCTTAAAGTCTTCTTTGTTACGAATCCGGGTTGAACCGATGCGGAGTATCACATCTCCAGGGGCAATGCCCAACTTTTCTCCAATACTACCTGTTTCCACTTTCGTGACCACTACTCCCTGCTTATAACTCAAATTGAATTTTTTGATGAAATAGGGAGTGATATCCTCCACATAGATCCCCAACCGCGAGCCAAAACCCACCGGTTCCTGAAATTCCCTGACCACCAGTGAGATATTCAAAGAATCATCATTCCGGTATAAAACCAATTTTAAGGTATCACCGACAAAGGTATTCGCCTGGATACGATCCCAGACATTAACACTGTTTATGTTTTCGTTATTCACCATCACAATCCTGTCGCCTTCTTTTATCCCGGAATGATAAGCCGGGCTGTTGGGGTCGACACTGCTCACCAAAACTCCACGGGGTTCGATTCCCATTGCTTCCGCAATCTCGGGCGTGATATCCTGGACCCATATTCCAATCCAGGGAGTGCGTATTTTCCCGTATCTTTGAGTCTCATTGATAAATTTTTTTACGACATTTATCGGACGGGCAAAACCAACTCCTTCAGAGCCACCGCTGGAGGTCAGGATGAAGGTATTGATGCCAATTACCTGACCGAGGATATTTACCAGGGGACCACCGGAATTACCTGGATTGATTGCGGCATCGGTCTGGATCATATCTTTGTAAATACGTTCTTCTCGGGTAGATTTTATTGCCCGATTGAGTGCTGAGATAACCCCGACGGTGACGGTAGGGCGGGTATCCTCAAGCAAAAAACCAAAGGGATTACCCAAGGCGATCACCCATTCACCAATCATCAGATCATCAGAATCCCCCAACTCGGCGTAGGGAAGATTTTTACCCTCAATCTTTAACAATGCGAGATCCAGAGCCCGGTCGGCAGCGATGATCTGCGCCTTGAACTGCCGGGCATCGGGTAATGTGACATTTATCTCAGTAGCATTCGTTACGACATGTTCGTTGGTCAGGATATAACCATCAGGGGAAATGATAACCCCGGAACCCAGACTCTGGACACGCTGGCGGTAACGATGTTCCGGAAAGAAATCTCCAAAGAAACGCCGGAAGAATTCATCATCAAAAGGGGAAACCGTAATGATCCGGGTCTGGATTACAGTGATGGAGACGACCGCAGGTCCCACTTTATTAGCTGCCATCACAATAGCATTCATGCGCTGGCGGGAGATTTCATCATTGAGATTGACCAGTTTTAAATAATCCAATTGGGGATAAGTGGGTCGGGGTTTAAAATGATTGTAGAGATAAAATGCAACCAGGGCAATCAAGAAACCGCTCAGCACCGCCAAAATATCTCTTTTCTGCATAGTTTCAACCGTTTTTCTGTTGCCAGTCCTTTAAAAAGCGTGTGATACCATCATCGGTGAGCGAATGTTTTACTAACTGAATGAAGACCTTATATGGGATAGTACAGATATCCACTCCTAAAAGGGCTGCCTGTCGGACATGTTCCGGGTGCCGGACCGAGGCAAAGATTATCTTGGTCTTGAAATTGTAATTCCGGTAGATGGTTGAGATATCTCGGACCACCTCAATCCCAGGATTCCCGATATCATCAAGTCTGCCTACAAAAGGACTTACATAGGCAGCCCCCGCCTTGGTGGCGAGCAAAGCTTGATTAGGTGAAAAGACCAGCGTCATATTCACCTTAATCCCTTCTTGAGCCAGGACCTTGGTGGCTTTTAGCCCGTCGACTGTGCAGGGAATTTTGATGACTACATGTTCGCTTATCCGGCTCAATTCTTTTGCTTCTTTGATCATCTCCTCGGCCTTGAGGCTTAATACCTCACCACTCACTGGTCCGCGAACAATATCACATATCTCTTTCAAAATTTTTTTATAATCACCCTTTTCTTTTGCCAGCAAAGAAGGATTGGTGGTTACTCCATCCAGAATCCCCCATTGGGCAATCTCTTTGATCTCCTCAATGTTTGCTGTATCCAGATATAACTCCATCAATCACTCCTTTCTTGTGATTACTGGTAAATCATTGTAGCGCACTTCCCGCAGACATAAACCGCAGGCAGGGGCAAAGTAAATGTGGTTTAGTTCACCGGCAAAGATATCGCACGCTACTTCTGATCTTAGTCGGCCCCGGCCCACATTGATTAAAAATCCCACAATACCCCGGACCATTTTCCGTAAAAATCGGTTACCTTCGATATCAATTATAATGTCCGTTCCCGATTCTGTCAAGGAGATATCAAGGATGTTACACTTGGTGTTTGATGCATTCTCCTCAATCTTTTCTTTTTCTTCAGAAACCGAAAAGTAACGGAAATCGTGGACACCTAAAAAATATTTCAGTGCCTCTCTCATTGCTCCAATATCCAGGTGATATCCCACAAACCAGAAGTAGCGCCGCTTCAGTGGGGAATAGTGGGTCATTATTCTATATTGATAGATCTTGCTTACGGCTGAAAAGCGGGCATGAAATTCCATGGGGACTTCGCAGATCTCCCGGATGTAAAGGTCAGCTCCGGTAAGGGAATTTAATGCTTCTTTGAGTCTCATCTCTGGGATTGGCGAATGGATTTTAAAACTTGCTACCTGACCCAAGGCATGGACTCCACGGTCGGTCCTTCCTGCCCCGACTATCCGGATCGATTCACCGGTGATCGTTTGGAGTGCAGACTCTAACTCTCCTTGTACCGTTCGTCGGTCCGGCTGATATTGCCAGCCAAAAAAATCCGTGCCATCGTATTCGATAACTATTTTTAGATTCCTCATACTACACAACTATGTGTGCCGCATCATGCCCGGGGCAGAATGACCTTAAAAGTTGTCCCCCTGCCCACCTTGCTGGAGACTTCAATCCGGCCCTCATGGGCTTCAATAATCTTCTGGGCTATGGAGAGCCCTAAACCAGTGCCCCCCTTTTTTGTAGTATAGAAAGGTTTAAAAATCTTTTTTAGATCTTTCTTTGGTATACCAGGTCCCTCATCAGTTATCTCTATCCAACCCGTCTGGTCATCATAGTTCGTGGTGATCATAATTTTTTTGCCCGGTGGGCTGACTTCACAGGCATTGATGATAATATTGGATATTCCCGATTTCAACCGGTTCAAATCGCCCATGGTTTCAAAATCCCGACCATTTCTGATATATTCAAGTTTCTTATCATGAAAATGAGGGATTATTTCCAGCAGCGCTTCATTTAAAACATCGCTTATCTTAATCCGATATGTCTTTTTGGGAACGAATTGAGCAAAGTTCAAAAAGTCGGAGACGATTTCATTTAAGCGGATGGATTCTTTCAGTGCCATTTCGATAAAAGGCTTTACAGAGCGGTTGAGGCGCGCCTTGGCGATTACCTCTAATGAACCGCGGATTGAAGAGAGAGGATTGCGGATCTCATGGGCTAGCGAACCACCAAGTTCCGCAAGCATTTTGGTCTGTTTGGAAACCTTAGATACCTCTTCCAGGCGCTTGATCTCTGTCAAATCCTGGAGTATCGCCAGGGCACCATGTCCACCTCGGATAAGGGAGCAAGAGAGCAGATAATACTTTTTTTGGATTTTCAATTCTTTAATGTTACTGTGTCGCTCCGGATTTTTCAGAAACCGGGCGAGATAGAGATGGACCAAAGAGCGGATGGTCTCATCATTGATATTGGTATAGATCACCGCACCCGCATTATCTATCACCAGAATCCCGGAAGGTAAATTTTTCACAATCTCTTCCATCGTGAGATTTAACTTTTTCAATTCTTCCGTCTTCATTCGGTAGCGTTCAGAAAGACTTCCGCTTAAAATTCCGGTAAGCAAAAATAAAAGGGAAAATAGATAAAATTGCTGCATCACATACCGCACTTCCAGGGATTTATTATTTACCTCCACAAGCATCAGCAAAAGCAGGCATACCACAGAGATAAGGCTTATTATATATGCGCCCCGGCGATAGAGATAGAGGGCAGCGGTGATGATCAAAAGAATAAAAAGCAAAGGAAAGAGGCTTTCGGTTCCACCTGTGAAATAGATTATCAGGGCAATTAGTGG is from candidate division WOR-3 bacterium and encodes:
- a CDS encoding trypsin-like peptidase domain-containing protein; translated protein: MQKRDILAVLSGFLIALVAFYLYNHFKPRPTYPQLDYLKLVNLNDEISRQRMNAIVMAANKVGPAVVSITVIQTRIITVSPFDDEFFRRFFGDFFPEHRYRQRVQSLGSGVIISPDGYILTNEHVVTNATEINVTLPDARQFKAQIIAADRALDLALLKIEGKNLPYAELGDSDDLMIGEWVIALGNPFGFLLEDTRPTVTVGVISALNRAIKSTREERIYKDMIQTDAAINPGNSGGPLVNILGQVIGINTFILTSSGGSEGVGFARPINVVKKFINETQRYGKIRTPWIGIWVQDITPEIAEAMGIEPRGVLVSSVDPNSPAYHSGIKEGDRIVMVNNENINSVNVWDRIQANTFVGDTLKLVLYRNDDSLNISLVVREFQEPVGFGSRLGIYVEDITPYFIKKFNLSYKQGVVVTKVETGSIGEKLGIAPGDVILRIGSTRIRNKEDFKKALSDFKNQYFIIDRGGLIFQIWLQ
- the truA gene encoding tRNA pseudouridine(38-40) synthase TruA, which translates into the protein MRNLKIVIEYDGTDFFGWQYQPDRRTVQGELESALQTITGESIRIVGAGRTDRGVHALGQVASFKIHSPIPEMRLKEALNSLTGADLYIREICEVPMEFHARFSAVSKIYQYRIMTHYSPLKRRYFWFVGYHLDIGAMREALKYFLGVHDFRYFSVSEEKEKIEENASNTKCNILDISLTESGTDIIIDIEGNRFLRKMVRGIVGFLINVGRGRLRSEVACDIFAGELNHIYFAPACGLCLREVRYNDLPVITRKE
- a CDS encoding ATP-binding protein, whose translation is MFGRIQISPFKGLILLHPLVITFILLSSSYPVTYTIPRAYWFIILGSFFLASIFWALQNWVNATVLTYGILLADIPLIALIIYFTGGTESLFPLLFILLIITAALYLYRRGAYIISLISVVCLLLLMLVEVNNKSLEVRYVMQQFYLFSLLFLLTGILSGSLSERYRMKTEELKKLNLTMEEIVKNLPSGILVIDNAGAVIYTNINDETIRSLVHLYLARFLKNPERHSNIKELKIQKKYYLLSCSLIRGGHGALAILQDLTEIKRLEEVSKVSKQTKMLAELGGSLAHEIRNPLSSIRGSLEVIAKARLNRSVKPFIEMALKESIRLNEIVSDFLNFAQFVPKKTYRIKISDVLNEALLEIIPHFHDKKLEYIRNGRDFETMGDLNRLKSGISNIIINACEVSPPGKKIMITTNYDDQTGWIEITDEGPGIPKKDLKKIFKPFYTTKKGGTGLGLSIAQKIIEAHEGRIEVSSKVGRGTTFKVILPRA
- the fsa gene encoding fructose-6-phosphate aldolase; this encodes MELYLDTANIEEIKEIAQWGILDGVTTNPSLLAKEKGDYKKILKEICDIVRGPVSGEVLSLKAEEMIKEAKELSRISEHVVIKIPCTVDGLKATKVLAQEGIKVNMTLVFSPNQALLATKAGAAYVSPFVGRLDDIGNPGIEVVRDISTIYRNYNFKTKIIFASVRHPEHVRQAALLGVDICTIPYKVFIQLVKHSLTDDGITRFLKDWQQKNG